One Anaerobranca gottschalkii DSM 13577 genomic window carries:
- a CDS encoding HAD family hydrolase, which translates to MAFKGIFFDLDGTLINSIDDIADSVNTVLKKFGYPTHGREKYFKFVGNGMEKLVIRALPGDVSEETILSVYKETKAEYSRRWNKKTNPYPQIERLLEELQRKNILLGILSNKPHDFTKDVVKHFFPEFNFAFVQGAEEPFPHKPDPQLALHIANKLDLNPEEIIYVGDSDVDMQTAVNANFYPVGVSWGFRSKEELWENGAKVVVDKPLEILDLLEK; encoded by the coding sequence ATGGCTTTTAAAGGAATTTTTTTTGATTTAGATGGGACATTGATCAATAGTATTGATGATATTGCAGATTCGGTAAATACTGTGTTAAAAAAATTTGGTTATCCAACCCATGGAAGGGAAAAATATTTTAAATTTGTAGGAAATGGGATGGAAAAATTGGTTATAAGGGCATTGCCTGGAGATGTCTCTGAAGAAACAATTTTATCAGTGTATAAAGAGACAAAAGCTGAGTACAGTAGGAGATGGAATAAAAAGACCAATCCCTATCCTCAAATAGAGAGATTATTAGAAGAACTTCAAAGGAAAAATATCCTTTTAGGAATACTTTCAAACAAACCCCATGATTTTACTAAAGATGTAGTGAAACACTTTTTTCCAGAATTTAATTTTGCCTTTGTTCAGGGGGCAGAGGAACCTTTTCCCCATAAACCGGATCCTCAATTAGCATTACATATTGCTAATAAACTGGATTTGAATCCTGAAGAAATTATTTATGTAGGAGATTCCGATGTAGATATGCAAACTGCTGTTAATGCCAACTTTTATCCTGTAGGAGTCAGTTGGGGATTTAGGTCTAAAGAAGAATTGTGGGAAAATGGTGCTAAAGTTGTAGTAGATAAACCATTGGAAATTCTCGACC
- the speD gene encoding adenosylmethionine decarboxylase, with protein MKIKSFKKLKLYGFNNLTKTLSFNMYDICYAKTEEDRKGYIKYIDEEYSAERLTKILKDVAQIIGANILNIAKQDYEPQGASVTMLVSEEGVFSDSPPEELEESESPGPLPGSVVGHLDKSHITVHTYPESHPYQGISTFRADIDVSTCGHISPLKALNYLIHSFDADIMTIDYRVRGFTRDVNGRKLFIDHKINSIQNYIDIDTRDRYQMIDVNIYQENIFHTKLLLKKFDLDNYLFGVDKKDLTPQERRKIKAQLKKEMNDIFYGRNVIKV; from the coding sequence ATGAAAATAAAATCATTTAAAAAACTTAAACTATATGGTTTCAATAACCTTACTAAAACTTTAAGTTTTAATATGTATGATATATGTTATGCAAAAACTGAAGAGGATCGTAAAGGGTATATTAAATACATCGATGAAGAGTATAGTGCTGAGAGGTTAACCAAAATTTTGAAGGATGTGGCCCAGATTATAGGTGCCAATATATTAAACATAGCTAAACAGGATTATGAACCCCAAGGGGCTTCAGTCACCATGTTGGTTTCTGAAGAAGGAGTATTTTCTGATTCTCCTCCTGAAGAACTAGAGGAATCTGAAAGTCCAGGACCCCTTCCCGGCTCTGTTGTAGGCCACTTAGATAAAAGCCATATCACAGTTCACACTTACCCTGAAAGTCATCCCTACCAAGGTATTAGTACCTTTAGAGCAGATATCGATGTTTCTACTTGTGGTCATATATCTCCACTCAAAGCATTGAATTATTTAATCCACAGTTTTGATGCCGATATTATGACAATAGACTACAGGGTTAGGGGCTTTACCCGGGACGTCAATGGTAGAAAGTTGTTCATCGACCACAAAATCAACTCTATTCAAAACTATATTGATATCGATACAAGGGACCGCTACCAAATGATCGATGTAAATATTTATCAAGAAAATATTTTCCATACTAAATTACTACTAAAAAAATTTGATCTAGATAATTACCTTTTTGGTGTTGATAAAAAGGATTTAACTCCACAGGAAAGGCGGAAAATTAAAGCACAACTTAAAAAAGAAATGAATGATATTTTCTATGGTAGAAATGTCATTAAAGTATAA
- a CDS encoding mechanosensitive ion channel family protein, which translates to MEDFLRIWHQYLQIPAVFLSFLFIFYILSKIFDSFFYPIILKITEKTKTSVDTKIALAFRKPVKNFILLLGVFLGVRTLPLSVEIYGVVLRLFRSLIIVLISSVFYNLASTSSVLFEKLTEKLEFEMDKILIPIFSKALRFIIFAISATIIAQEWGYDVNGFVAGLGLGGLAFALAAQDTIANFFGGIVIILDKPFSIGDWILTPQVEGTVEDINFRSTKVRTFAHALVTVPNSSLVKGPITNWSKMGKRRITFNLGVTYTTPRHKLQLCVRRIESMLKNHPDIHPETIFVNFDSFNESSLDIFIYCFTKTTVWGEFLKVKEDVNFKIMAILEEEGVSIAFPSRSIYFENSLPK; encoded by the coding sequence ATGGAAGATTTTTTAAGAATTTGGCATCAATATTTGCAAATTCCCGCAGTTTTCCTTTCTTTCTTATTTATTTTTTATATACTGAGTAAAATATTTGATAGTTTTTTTTATCCCATTATTCTAAAAATTACCGAAAAGACTAAAACCAGTGTCGATACAAAAATCGCTTTAGCTTTCCGTAAGCCTGTAAAAAACTTCATTTTACTTTTAGGAGTTTTCCTAGGAGTCAGGACCCTTCCCCTATCTGTTGAAATTTACGGGGTAGTTCTCCGGCTTTTTAGGTCTTTGATAATTGTCCTTATTTCTTCCGTTTTTTACAATTTAGCTAGTACATCTTCCGTTTTATTTGAAAAGCTAACGGAAAAATTAGAGTTTGAAATGGATAAAATTTTGATTCCAATTTTTTCCAAAGCCCTTCGTTTCATCATTTTTGCTATCAGTGCAACGATAATTGCTCAAGAGTGGGGATATGATGTCAATGGTTTTGTTGCAGGGTTAGGTTTAGGTGGTTTAGCCTTTGCATTAGCTGCCCAAGATACAATAGCCAACTTTTTTGGCGGTATTGTTATAATTTTGGACAAACCCTTCTCAATTGGGGATTGGATATTAACTCCCCAGGTAGAAGGTACAGTAGAAGATATAAATTTTAGAAGTACAAAGGTTAGGACCTTCGCCCATGCTTTAGTAACAGTTCCTAATTCCAGCTTGGTTAAAGGCCCTATAACCAATTGGAGTAAAATGGGTAAAAGGAGAATTACTTTTAATCTAGGTGTTACTTATACCACTCCCCGTCACAAACTCCAGCTCTGTGTCCGAAGGATTGAATCGATGTTAAAAAATCATCCTGATATCCATCCTGAAACTATTTTTGTCAATTTTGACAGTTTTAACGAAAGTTCACTAGATATATTTATATATTGTTTTACTAAAACCACGGTGTGGGGAGAGTTTTTAAAGGTAAAAGAAGATGTTAATTTTAAAATTATGGCTATTTTAGAAGAAGAAGGAGTATCTATAGCTTTTCCTTCCAGAAGTATATATTTCGAAAATTCCTTACCAAAATAA
- the speD gene encoding adenosylmethionine decarboxylase, producing the protein MEIKPYKKIELYGFNNLTKTLSFNMYDICYAKTPEDRANYIQYIDEQYNADRLTEILTNVAKIIGANILNIAKQDYEPQGASVTILVSEEGEFNTNVNEEAESPGPSSLGSVAAHLDKSHITVHTYPESHPDDGISTFRADIDVSTCGHISPLKALNYLMQSFDTDIVTIDYKVRGFTRDINGKKIFIDHKINSIQNYLDVEFRDRYHMIDVNVYQENIFHTKMLLKDFDLDNYLFGISKKDLSPNEKRKIRNKLKKEMYEIFYGRNVIKV; encoded by the coding sequence ATGGAAATTAAACCTTACAAAAAAATTGAACTTTACGGATTTAACAACCTGACGAAAACCTTGAGCTTTAACATGTATGACATTTGTTACGCAAAAACCCCTGAAGATCGAGCTAACTATATTCAATATATAGATGAGCAGTATAATGCCGATAGATTGACGGAAATTCTAACCAATGTTGCTAAAATCATTGGTGCTAATATATTAAATATCGCTAAACAAGATTATGAACCTCAAGGTGCCTCTGTAACCATTTTAGTCTCTGAAGAAGGGGAATTTAACACTAATGTCAACGAAGAGGCAGAATCCCCAGGACCATCTTCTTTAGGTTCTGTAGCTGCCCATTTAGATAAAAGTCATATTACAGTACACACTTATCCTGAAAGCCATCCCGATGATGGTATCAGTACCTTTAGAGCTGATATCGATGTATCAACCTGTGGACATATCTCTCCACTCAAAGCATTAAACTATTTAATGCAGTCCTTTGATACTGATATTGTAACTATTGACTACAAAGTTAGAGGTTTTACTAGGGATATTAATGGCAAAAAGATCTTTATCGACCATAAAATCAACTCTATTCAAAACTATTTAGATGTTGAGTTTAGAGATCGTTATCACATGATAGATGTCAATGTTTATCAAGAAAATATTTTCCACACTAAGATGTTGCTAAAAGACTTCGATTTAGATAACTATCTATTTGGTATCAGTAAAAAAGATTTATCCCCCAATGAAAAGCGGAAAATCAGAAACAAACTTAAAAAGGAAATGTACGAAATCTTCTACGGAAGAAATGTTATTAAAGTTTAA